In Salvelinus alpinus chromosome 30, SLU_Salpinus.1, whole genome shotgun sequence, a single genomic region encodes these proteins:
- the LOC139559569 gene encoding bone morphogenetic protein 4-like, translating to MPSSVTQCFLFSWVVLFFSLCQGEGRPRLPQEGTPRLGQEENQRALVLEAVKTEILSSMGMEREARPREMASEEEMIRMHRLYRETLRQLRRSSSQEGETQRSPMRASTVLHPATVEPLKVLWGDEEHPSDVLWYRAVFHKNPHIRKELTLARAELKLYRQRLDGSKAAEPTIRDEVHVKIYETKPLNSSLLIHTETLVQTLATRTGDLTLDIRTVVGKWSGRSDDHSLVVEVELALEEGTDPKRTPQMVLEVDLVEPRSAGRRRRTRSNKEDNCDEDGRCCRKSINVSFKEIGWSDWVVAPTGYNMHFCDGSCPHNYKPASMHAQAKSRLHHINKGATPHPCCVPAAYEPMVLMHYDSWGKLKLTPFNDLIVSKCHCA from the exons ATGCCTAGCTCAGTCACACAGTGCTTTCTCTTCTCTTGGGTGGTCCTCTTCTTCAGCCTCTGTCAGGGGGAGGGCCGGCCCCGCCTCCCCCAAGAAGGTACACCCCGCCTAGGGCAGGAGGAGAACCAGAGGGCCTTGGTCTTGGAGGCAGTGAAGACAGAGATCCTGAGCTCCATGGGGATGGAAAGGGAggccaggcccagggaaatggcTTCAGAAGAGGAGATGATAAGGATGCATAGGCTctacagggaaacactgaggCAGCTGAGAAGGAGCTCCAGTCAGGAGGGGGAAACCCAGCGTTCCCCAATGAGGGCATCCACTGTGCTTCATCCAGCCACAG TGGAGCCTCTCAAAGTGCTTTGGGGTGATGAGGAACATCCATCAGATGTGCTTTGGTACAGAGCTGTATTCCACAAGAACCCACACATCAGGAAGGAGCTCACTTTGGCCCGGGCTGAGCTGAAGCTCTACAGACAGCGGTTGGATGGCTCTAAAGCTGCAGAGCCCACAATTAGGGATGAGGTTCATGTGAAGATCTATGAGACGAAACCGCTGAACTCTTCTCTATTGATTCACACAGAGACCCTTGTTCAGACGCTCGCTACAAGAACTGGAGATTTGACTTTGGACATCAGAACTGTGGTTGGTAAGTGGAGTGGGAGGTCGGACGACCACTCTCTGGTTGTGGAAGTAGAACTGGCCTTAGAAGAGGGAACTGATCCCAAGAGGACCCCTCAGATGGTCCTGGAGGTAGACCTTGTAGAACCTAGATCAGCAGGCAGAAGAAGACGGACTCGCTCCAACAAAGAGGACAACTGTGACGAAGACGGTCGCTGCTGCCGGAAATCCATCAATGTGTCCTTCAAGGAGATTGGCTGGTCAGACTGGGTCGTGGCCCCCACTGGTTACAACATGCATTTCTGCGACGGCTCCTGTCCACACAACTACAAGCCAGCCAGCATGCACGCGCAGGCAAAGTCTCGTCTTCACCACATCAACAAGGGAGCAACACCTCACCCCTGTTGCGTGCCGGCAGCCTATGAACCTATGGTCCTCATGCACTATGACAGTTGGGGAAAGTTGAAGCTCACACCCTTCAATGACTTGATTGTCAGCAAATGCCACTGTGCTTGA